The following DNA comes from Candidatus Latescibacterota bacterium.
CCCGTGAATCCAGGAACAGGCGTCCCTCGATTTCGACCATGGGCCAGTCTGAAACACTCTCGAGTTCGACTGGATCATCAGTCGATGATCCGATCGAAGCAGTCATGGCTGGATTATCAATACGTTGCCAGACGTTATAGAGGAATGCGGGATTGGTATACCGCCAGGCGTCGTCCCAGGACGAACGGTCGATAAAGATCCTTACCCAGCCGCCTTCGTCGCCGGGTATGTCGCTGACCGATTCGATGACGGGAGGAAAATATCCGATCCTTCCCTGTGAATCGATCGCCTGGGCATAGATGTCGTAATTACCGTTCCGATAGTCGCTCCATGCGACGATCGCGGGACTGAAGATCTCGGATGTGATCACGGGCAGGGTCTGATTTCCTGCCGCGCCGCAGAGGGGCAATCCATCCGCGGGCCATTGGGCAGTTCCCGAGGCATCTATCCACTGGGTGTATATATCATAATCCGCGCCGCGACCGTCATGCCATGATACGATCACTCCGCCGGCTCCATCGGACTTGATACTGAAAACACTCTGATGCTCCGCAGCCGTACAGACAGGTACTCCGTTGGCAGCCCACATTATCGTTCCCGATGGATCGATCCGCTGAGCATAGATGTCGTTATTGCCGTTTCGGGTGTCTACCCACACAACTATCGCGCCGGATACAGCTCCGGAATAATCGGAGACGATCTGAGGGGTATGTTGATTGCCCGCAGCCGTACAGAGAGCGATGCCATCCGTGGCCCAGATGATCGTGCCCGTTCCGTCAATCCGCTGAGCATATATGTCATATGTATATACGCCAGAGCGATCATCAGTCCAGGTCACGATCGCTCCACCACCCTTGCCATCGGATGCGATCTGCGGTTCATACTGTAACCCCGACGCTACACAGAGGGGTGCTTCGCTCCACTGGGTCGTTCCCATGCTGTCTATACGTTGGGCGAATATATCGATTTCACCGGGAACATGATAGTTCTGCCATACTACGACCGCCCCCCCTCTGCGATCGTCCACTATCTGGAGTTCTGTCTGATCCCAGCCGGCATCGCAGACCTGCTCTCCGTCCTCTGCCCACAGGGCCGTTCCCGATGAATTGATCCGTTGCGCGTAGATATCATAATGGCCGCCGTTTTCATCCTGCCAAGCGATTATAGCGCTGCCGTCATAGTAAGAAATGATCCTGGCATCGGTCTGGTCATAACTCGCCTCGCAGAGGATCATCATTTCACCAGGGGGCAGAAGGGGAGTCCCCGATGCAGAGAGAATCTGGATAAAAATATCAGCATCGCCGAAGACAAGATCTTCCCATACCACGATCGCCCCACCGGATTTGTTAGATGCGATGGCAGGATTATATTGATAGTCAGCTGCCGGATATTCCGTAAAGACAGGAATGCCGCCCTCGGTCCACTCGGTGTTACCCTCGTCATTTATTTTCTGGACTTTGATCGCGGAGTAGCCAGTGCCGCTGTCAGAATCTTCCCACGCGATGAAGGCTCCATCCTCTTCATCGGAGACAATCGTGGGCTTGAGCTGATCGTCAGCGAGCACGCAGATCGGTATTCCATCCTCGATCCACATCGCACGTAGCGACGGGACGGCGACGATAATAACGCAGAGAAGTACTGGAAATATAATCTTCATGGTCTTGTCCATGTTCGATCCTCCTGTTGATCCTGAACACACAGGACGGGGGAGATATCCTTTCCCTGAATTCGAAAAGTATTAATCAAGATATTCGAGTCGATCCGCTTTTTACGCGTACATTATATCATAATCCAGCTGGGATTTGGGAGATATTAGAGACCGGACCCGGAAGCTGAAGATATCAGAATTCCGGGTCCGGCTTTAGTTTTAAGCGGATACAGGCGGGTCTAATCGCTGTTAAGCCGCTTTATGACTCCCCAGCTGCTGGGTTCGACGCCTACAGTGTTGTCGAGATACAGGGCGCTCGGGCAGCAATCGGCATCCCAGTAGATATGGACGTCTCCTGGTGCCACGTCAGTCCAGATCTTGATGATGACCGACTGGTTCGTCAGGTTGATGAAATGCGGGCCTCCGAAATTGAAGTTGTAGGGCATTCCGCATCCCATCGTCAGGTTCGTCACATTTCCCGTAACAGTGGGTGTCACCTGGGTGAAGCTCGCCGGATTTCCCGGTGTTCCATAGCCGACTGCGGCATAGACCGGGTTATTGTGATTCTCATAGTTGTTTGAGAGGTAGAGCACTGCCCAGAAGTTACCCGCGTAGGTCATACTCGCTTCGACCTGTGACGCAGCGTAATACTCCTGTACAGGCTGAAGTACGTCGGCCTGCGCGCAGACGGTGTCCCCGGTTTCGATGTAACCCGGGCCCATCCATTCCCAGTAGGCACCCAGCTGTGGATCCGAGTCTCCCCACCAATAGACCGTCCCCGCCCCGTCGTTGATAAACCACGAGTGGGTTATCGTCTGGGCCGGTCCGGCGGTCGGAAGGCAGGTCAGCACTACAGCCAGACATAAGATTGTACCAATGATTCTCATATTCACCCCCTTTGTGAGACGGCGAGTGTAACATATTAGCTTAAGGAAATCAACTATAAGCATGATAAAACAATCTATACCTAAACACAGGTGGCAAGACTCGGCGGGGGCTACCGAGCCTTCAAAGACTCGACAGCCGGGTTTCTTACTTCCCGGAATCACTCGAAAGAGAAACGTCTTACCTGAGCAGTATCATTTTTCTTGTCTGCTCGATGTTTTTCGCTGTCAATCGGTAGTAATAGACACCACTTGCAACCGGCAATCCCCTGGAGTTCAGCCCGTCCCAGTGCTCATGGTAGCGGCCTGCCTGACGGAACTCCTCGACGACCACCCTCACCAGTCTGCCGGAAGTATCGTAGATCTTCACTGATACATGCGAACCACTCGATAATCCGAACTTCAGCGTCGTCGAAGGATTGAAGGGATTCGGATAGTTCTGCCCGAGATAACTGGCTGCCGGCATGTCGACCGGGTCCTCGCCAGTCAAATCTTCCGGCCCAAGCACCGCGTAGAGACTCGTGTTCCCGTGCCGGTCGACGGCGCAGATCTTGTAGTACGATTCGTACCACAGTTCGTATTCGTCGCTGATCTCCGGGGCGGCAGTCTGCCCGATTTCGGTGGACCCCGATGGATTGAATTCCGCAAAAGACCCGCGATAGACGACGTAGTGCGAGAAATCACTTTCGATATTCGTGTCCCACTCCAGGTCGACACCGGGAGGCCCTTCGGCAGACACTCCGGCAAGGCCGAGAGGGATAGCGGGAGCGAGGTTGTCGAGCGAATAACCGCTGTCTGGCGCGCTGACGTACCATAGGCCGGGATCGAGAGGGTGAGCGCTGACACAGAAGACCTGCATCGGGATCCCTGCAGAAGTAGAATCGTCCCGTGTACTCGCCACATAGAGATACTCATCCTGACGGAAGGCGCTGATCGTGCCGAGGATCTCCCATGTACCGGGAGGGAAGTTTTGCACGGGGAGCAGTTCGGTCGCGGCCAGGAATCGCCTTCCAGCCACTTCAGTGACCGGCCAGTCTGCAAGACATAATTCGCTCAGCGAATGATCCTGAACGGACTCGCCCGTTGACCGGGCGATAGCCGCAAGCATCGCGGGGTCGTCCACCCGCCGCCAGATGTGGTACATGAATATGGGGTACCTGAACCAGCCCTCGTCATCGTACGAATGTTTTTCTATTGTAATCCGCACATAGCCGCCCTGGTCCCCGGCGATGTCGCTGACAGACTCTATGACCGTCGGCCTGTAACCGGGCATTCCCCCCGTATCGACCCATTGGGCATAGAGATCAGGCTTCTGCAAATAACGGTTGTCCGTCCAGGCGACGAAGGCCCCGCCGGATCCGTCCTCTGTGATCCGGTGGTCGTATTTGTTGTCCGTTGTCAAGGCGACAGGGGCTCCGCCCGCTCTCCACTGGAGGATCCCGCCGTTGTCGATCTTCTGCGCATAGATGTCCTCGAATCCATTGCGATAGTCGATCCAGGCTATTATCGCTCCACCGCTTCCGTCGCTTACGATCCGAGGTTGGCCCTGCGTCTCCTTTACATGAGATACATCGACTGCATCCATTCCCCATTCCAGTGTGCCATTGTTCCTGACGCGCTGTGCGAATACGTTTATACCGGTAGAATCATAACGATTTTCGTGCCATGTAATGATAGCTCCGCCCACTTCATCGGAGATGATCTGGGGTGCCTGTTTATCAAAATATTCAGTGGAGACCAGTATCCCGTCAGCGGTCCACATTGTTGTGCCCAGAGCGGAGACGTACTGAGCATAGATGTCGCTGAAGTTCTCACCTCCTCTGCGAGAGTCTATCCATGTGATGATCGCTCCTCCTGCTTCGTCTGAAACGATCTGCGGTTCATCCTCGTCACCAGTTGCCGAACAGATCTCAACACCACTGGTCCCCCACGGGAGTGTTCCCGAAGCGTCTATCCGTTGGGCGTAGATGCCGGAGCTACGCCATGTCACGATCGCCCCACCGGACTCATCGCTAGTGACTTGCAGATCATAATTATATCCTGGAACCACAGATACAAGGATCCCATCGGACGTCCACAAAGTATTTCCCAGAGAGTTTATTCTCTGTGCATATAATTCAGTGTTACTGCCGCGATTGTCCTCCCATATTACGATCGCTCCTCCTGCACCGTCGGCCACGATCTGGAGGCTCTCCTGGTCTCCAGAAGCGACGCAAAGCGGTTCTCCGTCTGTGGTCCATTGGATCACTCCACTTGATTTTATACGCTGCGCGTAGATATCAGAGTCGATGCCGCGATTGTCCTCCCATGCTACGATCGCTCCGCCACCTCCGTCGTTTATTATCTGGGGGTAGATTTGATTTCCTGATGCCGCGCACAGGTTGATGCCATCGACCGTCCAGTCGGGTGATCCGAACTCGTCGATGCGTTGGATATAGATATCGTAGTCGGTCGAGTTGCGAAAGTCACGCCATGTGATCAGGGTATGGCCCGCAAAGGCAAACGCTGTCTCCGGATCAAACTGGGAGTATGGTGCCGTGCAGACCGGGACCCCGTCTTCGCACCAGAAGGCCTGGAGCGCGGGCACTGCGACAAGCAGGGAGCAGAGAATAACTGGAAATAGTACTTTCATGACTTTAGACATGGCCTGTTCTCCTTATACGTGACAGACGAGACACCGAAGACCCCTTCCGGAAGCTTCACAATATTTATGAAATATATTTTCTTTGAGTCATTCCGCATTTAACATGCAGATTATATCATATTTCGGGGATGATTAGGGGATAAAAGCCGTCTCGCCGTCAGGCCATCCGCAGCCTGTGAGCGCGGCCGATCCAAGCGGAAATCGGGTTTCATCGGATCCCGGTGTTTCTCTTTAACACTCGGTCGTCTTCGTGCTAATATACGGTCATTGTGATAGGTAAGACGATCTCACATTACAATATCCTTGAGAAACTCGGCGAAGGAGGGATGGGCGAGGTCTATCTCGCCGAGGATACGAAGCTCCGCCGTACCGTCGCGCTGAAGTTTCTTTCGCGGCAGGCGCTCGGTTCTGACGACGACAAGGCCCGTTTCGTACACGAGGCGCAGGCCGCCGCCGCATTGAACCATCCCAACATCTGCACCGTCCACGCTATAGACGAATCGGACGGGCATACCTTCATCGTGATGGAACATCTCGAGGGGCAAAGCCTCAGAGATATGATCGAGGCTGGGCCTGTCGAACCCGGTCAGGTACGTGAGCTCGCCGCACAGATCGCCGGGGGGATGAACGAAGCGCATAAGCGGGGGATCGAGCACCGCGATATAAAGCCCGAAAACGTAATCATCACGCCCGAGGGGCGTGCGAAGATAATGGACTTTGGCCTGGCGAAGTCGCCTGCCAGGTCGCAGATCACGCGGGACGGCGCGACGCTGGGGACCGTCTCCTACATGTCGCCCGAGCAGGCAATGGGTAGAGATGTCGACTTGCGGACCGATATCTGGTCGCTCGGTGTGATGCTCTACGAGATGATATCCGGCTGCCGCCCCTTCAAGGGCGAATACGACCAGGTGGTGCTCTACTCGATAATGAACAACGACCCCGAGCCTCTAGGCGGACTTCGCGCGGGCGTCCCGCCGGAACTCGAGCAGGTCGTGGTGAAATGTCTCGAGAAGGATATGAGTAAGAGGTATCAGAGTGCTGAGGAACTGCTCCTGGACCTGAAAGGTCCTGGCTCCGATGCGAGCGGACAGCCTCAACGAGCGGGCCAGCCCGCGCCTCGCCCCGCGAGGCGCAGTTTATTCATAACCTCCGCAGTGCTCGTATCATTTCTCGCTATATATATTATTCCAAAGTACTTTACGGATTCTGGCTGGTGGGGGAGCGTTAACCGGACCGACGACCTTAAGATGCTCGCCGTGCTGCCTTTCGAGAACCATGGCCCCGAGACGGACCAATACTTCGCCGGCGGTATCACAGACGCCATAACCGCGCGCCTTGCTTCTCTCAGCGGGCTCGGCGTCATCTCGCGCCAGAGCGCGAAACAGTACAGGGGAAGCAGTCTCAGCGCGCGGGAAATAGGCGAGGAACTCGGCGCTGATTACATACTGGTGGGTACGATACAGCGCGAGCGGCCTCTTGACCCCGCGAGCCGGGTGCGCATCACTCCGCAGCTCATCGAATGCTCGGGCGACATCAACGTCTGGGCCGATTCATACGACGAGGAGATGACCGAGGTGTTCCGGCTGCAGTCTGCGATCGCCGAGCGTGTAGCGACAGAGCTCGACGTCAAGCTGCTCGGGCCAGAGCGGAGGGCGCTGGCCGCGCGGCCGACCCGAAACCTCGAGGCTTACGACTATTACATGCACGGCATCGAGTTCAGCGACAAAAGCGTCGATATGGACGGTTCGCTCGAAGCGATCGGTGTGTTCGAGAAGGCGGTCGAGCTCGATCCTGAGTTCGCCGTCGCCTGGGCGCGCCTCTCGAAGGCGTACAGCTACAGGTACATGATATTCGGAGACAGCGGCGCTCTGGCGGAAGCGAGGCGGGCCGTTGACGAGGCGATGCGGATCGATCCCGGCCTGACCGAGGGACAGCTTGCGAAGGGATTCCTGCATTACCGCGGGAGCATGGATTTCGAGAGGGCGCTGGAGTATTTCCTCGAAGTACAGCGACGGCAGCCCGGTAACGCCGACGCGAACATCGCGATCGGCTATATCAAGCGGCGCCAGGGGCATTGGGATGAGGCGATAAGGAATTTCAAGATGGCGCTCAGGGCCGATCCGCGAAGCTACCTCATCCATGTCGACCATCTCGGCAACACGCTTATCACGATGCGGCGCTATGACGAAGCCGAGAAATACATCGATAGAGCGATTTCGCTCTCGCCCGGCTCGCCCGGCGCGTATTTCGCCAAGGCCCAGATAGCCATCCTGCGCGACGGCGATCCCGCTGCCGCGCGCCGCTACATGCTTACTATGGATGATAACAATTCGCCCGGCGGAGGCTGCCCCGCGTGGATTTACGCCGAGCCGTCGATCTTCAGGATCGCCGACGAATCCGCCACTTCCGAGGGCGACAGGATAGGCAAGCTCGACTGCGTCCCCGCGACCACTTTCGATACTGCGATGGTCACGCTGATCGAGGCGGGAAGCGCCGCTGACAGGAATGACATCGCACGCGCCATAGCCCTGCTTGATTCGTCCCGTGTTATCCTCGAACGTTCCGTGCGCGGCGATGGAAGATCGCTGGAGGCGAACTACTCGACCCTTGCCTTCGTATACGTGTACCTCGGAGCCCGCGATGCCGCCATCAGGGCAGGCGAGCATTCGGTCCAGCTTCTTCCCGTCTCCAAAGACGCCTATCTCGGCCCGAGCTATCTCCACCGCCTCGCCGAACTCTACACTATGACCGGCGAACACGAAGATGCCATCGACCGGCTCGAGATCCTGCTTTCGATCCCCAGTCGGGTGTCGGTGAATCTGCTGCGGCTCGATTCGATATGGGATCCGCTGAGGGGGGATGAGAGGTTTGAGGCTTTGGTGGAGGAGTATTCT
Coding sequences within:
- a CDS encoding T9SS type A sorting domain-containing protein — encoded protein: MDKTMKIIFPVLLCVIIVAVPSLRAMWIEDGIPICVLADDQLKPTIVSDEEDGAFIAWEDSDSGTGYSAIKVQKINDEGNTEWTEGGIPVFTEYPAADYQYNPAIASNKSGGAIVVWEDLVFGDADIFIQILSASGTPLLPPGEMMILCEASYDQTDARIISYYDGSAIIAWQDENGGHYDIYAQRINSSGTALWAEDGEQVCDAGWDQTELQIVDDRRGGAVVVWQNYHVPGEIDIFAQRIDSMGTTQWSEAPLCVASGLQYEPQIASDGKGGGAIVTWTDDRSGVYTYDIYAQRIDGTGTIIWATDGIALCTAAGNQHTPQIVSDYSGAVSGAIVVWVDTRNGNNDIYAQRIDPSGTIMWAANGVPVCTAAEHQSVFSIKSDGAGGVIVSWHDGRGADYDIYTQWIDASGTAQWPADGLPLCGAAGNQTLPVITSEIFSPAIVAWSDYRNGNYDIYAQAIDSQGRIGYFPPVIESVSDIPGDEGGWVRIFIDRSSWDDAWRYTNPAFLYNVWQRIDNPAMTASIGSSTDDPVELESVSDWPMVEIEGRLFLDSREFVHSGQFPPGTWELLGSFAACQEDGYVYRASTLVDSTESGNPYSVYVVSVHTTVPSIWYMSEPDSGYSVDNLPPVPPVGVIAEQSFDPVGLSLAWDMNIESDFSFYALHRGPSESFVPAPANRVATPGDPEYFDDEWHWDSGYYYKVSAFDSHGNESSFTLIAPGEVTGYDPVVIPTASYLSQNYPNPFNPSTTIKFGLSGSSHVSLKIYDASGRQIRMVIDEDRDPGHYTEVWDGQDGSGRAVASGVYFYRLSTKTFTQNRKMILLR
- a CDS encoding T9SS type A sorting domain-containing protein; translation: MSKVMKVLFPVILCSLLVAVPALQAFWCEDGVPVCTAPYSQFDPETAFAFAGHTLITWRDFRNSTDYDIYIQRIDEFGSPDWTVDGINLCAASGNQIYPQIINDGGGGAIVAWEDNRGIDSDIYAQRIKSSGVIQWTTDGEPLCVASGDQESLQIVADGAGGAIVIWEDNRGSNTELYAQRINSLGNTLWTSDGILVSVVPGYNYDLQVTSDESGGAIVTWRSSGIYAQRIDASGTLPWGTSGVEICSATGDEDEPQIVSDEAGGAIITWIDSRRGGENFSDIYAQYVSALGTTMWTADGILVSTEYFDKQAPQIISDEVGGAIITWHENRYDSTGINVFAQRVRNNGTLEWGMDAVDVSHVKETQGQPRIVSDGSGGAIIAWIDYRNGFEDIYAQKIDNGGILQWRAGGAPVALTTDNKYDHRITEDGSGGAFVAWTDNRYLQKPDLYAQWVDTGGMPGYRPTVIESVSDIAGDQGGYVRITIEKHSYDDEGWFRYPIFMYHIWRRVDDPAMLAAIARSTGESVQDHSLSELCLADWPVTEVAGRRFLAATELLPVQNFPPGTWEILGTISAFRQDEYLYVASTRDDSTSAGIPMQVFCVSAHPLDPGLWYVSAPDSGYSLDNLAPAIPLGLAGVSAEGPPGVDLEWDTNIESDFSHYVVYRGSFAEFNPSGSTEIGQTAAPEISDEYELWYESYYKICAVDRHGNTSLYAVLGPEDLTGEDPVDMPAASYLGQNYPNPFNPSTTLKFGLSSGSHVSVKIYDTSGRLVRVVVEEFRQAGRYHEHWDGLNSRGLPVASGVYYYRLTAKNIEQTRKMILLR
- a CDS encoding protein kinase, whose protein sequence is MIGKTISHYNILEKLGEGGMGEVYLAEDTKLRRTVALKFLSRQALGSDDDKARFVHEAQAAAALNHPNICTVHAIDESDGHTFIVMEHLEGQSLRDMIEAGPVEPGQVRELAAQIAGGMNEAHKRGIEHRDIKPENVIITPEGRAKIMDFGLAKSPARSQITRDGATLGTVSYMSPEQAMGRDVDLRTDIWSLGVMLYEMISGCRPFKGEYDQVVLYSIMNNDPEPLGGLRAGVPPELEQVVVKCLEKDMSKRYQSAEELLLDLKGPGSDASGQPQRAGQPAPRPARRSLFITSAVLVSFLAIYIIPKYFTDSGWWGSVNRTDDLKMLAVLPFENHGPETDQYFAGGITDAITARLASLSGLGVISRQSAKQYRGSSLSAREIGEELGADYILVGTIQRERPLDPASRVRITPQLIECSGDINVWADSYDEEMTEVFRLQSAIAERVATELDVKLLGPERRALAARPTRNLEAYDYYMHGIEFSDKSVDMDGSLEAIGVFEKAVELDPEFAVAWARLSKAYSYRYMIFGDSGALAEARRAVDEAMRIDPGLTEGQLAKGFLHYRGSMDFERALEYFLEVQRRQPGNADANIAIGYIKRRQGHWDEAIRNFKMALRADPRSYLIHVDHLGNTLITMRRYDEAEKYIDRAISLSPGSPGAYFAKAQIAILRDGDPAAARRYMLTMDDNNSPGGGCPAWIYAEPSIFRIADESATSEGDRIGKLDCVPATTFDTAMVTLIEAGSAADRNDIARAIALLDSSRVILERSVRGDGRSLEANYSTLAFVYVYLGARDAAIRAGEHSVQLLPVSKDAYLGPSYLHRLAELYTMTGEHEDAIDRLEILLSIPSRVSVNLLRLDSIWDPLRGDERFEALVEEYSGGAGGSGGSSGS